A section of the Triticum dicoccoides isolate Atlit2015 ecotype Zavitan chromosome 7A, WEW_v2.0, whole genome shotgun sequence genome encodes:
- the LOC119328277 gene encoding uncharacterized protein LOC119328277 produces MGNCQAAEEATVVVQHPGGGRVERLYWATSAAEVMRANPGHYVALVTLRVTEGGGQQQRRGAVRLTRVKLLKPRDTLQLGHAYRLIAVDEVTRAVQARKEEKTRRAQRQRQQAAGGPASAGDDQFLMDDGLDQLEQQDRDGHPGSSTKGSRHRQWRPSLHSIAEVSS; encoded by the exons ATGGGCAACTgccaggcggcggaggaggcgacggTGGTGGTGCAGCACCCGGGCGGCGGGCGGGTGGAGCGGCTCTACTGGGCCACCAGCGCCGCCGAGGTCATGCGCGCCAACCCGGGCCACTACGTCGCGCTCGTCACCCTCCGCGTCACCGAGGGGGGCGGCCAGCAGCAGCGGCGCGGCGCGGTGCGGCTGACGCGGGTGAAGCTGCTCAAGCCCCGGGACACGCTGCAGCTCGGCCACGCCTACCGCCTCATCGCCGTCGACGAGGTCACCAGGGCCGTGCAGGCCAGGAAGGAGGAGAAGACCAGGCGggcgcagcggcagcggcagcaggccgCCGGGGGGCCCGCCTCCGCCGGCGACGACCAGTTCCTCATGGACGACGGTCTCGATCAG TTGGAGCAGCAGGACAGGGATGGCCACCCGGGCAGCTCGACGAAAGGCTCGAGGCATCGCCAGTGGCGCCCGTCTCTGCACAGCATCGCCGAAGTCAGCAGCTGA